One genomic window of Campylobacter curvus includes the following:
- a CDS encoding ABC transporter ATP-binding protein: MLIEVKNLRFAYKKRVVLDGICFGLGRGDTLSILGANGSGKSTLLRIMLGFLRFEGEVKIMGKDVRAYAKNELARVVAYIPQTHEPSYDYTVFDVVLMGALCRTPLFSNFSAADKALAEEALAKMGIARLKNEPYTRVSGGERQLAYIARTLVQGAKIIFMDEPTNGLDFGNQIRLLEMIRSLADEGYTIVQTTHYPRHARFVSNLVMFLKEGKILDFGESERLINAENIDKIYGIKYEKYEDKL; this comes from the coding sequence ATGTTGATCGAAGTTAAGAATTTGCGCTTCGCCTATAAAAAGCGCGTGGTGCTGGACGGTATCTGCTTTGGGCTGGGGCGGGGCGATACGCTAAGCATTTTGGGCGCAAACGGCAGCGGTAAAAGCACGCTGCTTCGCATAATGCTTGGCTTTTTGAGATTTGAGGGCGAGGTCAAGATCATGGGCAAGGACGTGCGCGCATACGCTAAAAACGAGCTTGCTAGGGTGGTCGCCTACATCCCGCAGACGCACGAGCCTTCATACGACTACACCGTATTTGACGTGGTGCTGATGGGCGCGCTTTGCAGGACGCCGCTGTTTTCGAATTTTAGCGCGGCGGACAAGGCTCTAGCGGAGGAGGCGCTGGCAAAAATGGGCATCGCACGCCTAAAAAACGAGCCATATACGCGCGTGAGCGGCGGCGAGCGGCAGCTGGCATACATCGCGCGCACGCTGGTGCAGGGCGCAAAGATCATCTTTATGGACGAGCCCACGAACGGGCTTGACTTTGGCAATCAAATCAGACTGCTTGAAATGATCCGCTCGCTCGCGGACGAGGGCTATACGATCGTGCAGACGACGCACTATCCGCGCCACGCGAGGTTCGTGTCAAATTTGGTGATGTTTTTGAAGGAGGGTAAAATTTTGGATTTTGGCGAGAGCGAACGGCTCATAAATGCCGAAAATATCGATAAGATTTATGGGATAAAATACGAAAAATACGAAGATAAATTATGA
- a CDS encoding FecCD family ABC transporter permease, with amino-acid sequence MSKNSFLFLLFLLALCVFGSLLLGKYGFTARDYIDYFGAAVRGQNLDAYKIIHTLVMEIRLPRIIACVLIGASLAISGAAYQAMFVNPLVSPSILGVLSGAGFGAAVGMFFGLNETLIQLSTFAFGFAAVVCALAVSALYSRSDSVIVLVLGGVISGSLFTSLLSVLKYAADPNDTLPAITYFLMGSLGFASKSFLQISILPMLAGILLLALSGKYLNALSLGEEEAKSLGVDVRRVKIFVILTATFVSALSVTIAGIIGWIGLIVPHIARFAYGADNRAVLVSSAMIGAIFLLFCDSFSRLIFTFEIPIGIVTSLFGIPMFIVVLRRAKKGF; translated from the coding sequence GTGAGTAAAAATTCCTTCCTGTTTTTGCTATTTTTGCTCGCTCTTTGCGTCTTTGGCTCGTTGCTGCTCGGTAAATACGGCTTTACCGCGCGCGACTACATCGACTACTTCGGCGCCGCAGTGCGCGGGCAAAATTTGGACGCCTACAAGATCATCCACACGCTCGTGATGGAGATTCGCCTACCGCGCATCATCGCCTGCGTGCTCATCGGCGCGTCGCTTGCCATCTCGGGCGCGGCGTACCAGGCGATGTTTGTGAATCCTCTCGTCTCGCCCTCGATCCTTGGCGTGCTATCAGGTGCCGGCTTTGGCGCGGCGGTCGGGATGTTTTTCGGGTTAAACGAGACGCTCATCCAGCTTAGCACCTTTGCGTTTGGCTTTGCGGCGGTCGTTTGCGCGCTTGCGGTCTCGGCACTTTACTCGCGCAGCGACAGCGTCATCGTGCTGGTTCTTGGCGGCGTTATCAGCGGCTCGCTTTTTACCTCGCTGCTTTCCGTGCTAAAATACGCCGCCGACCCCAATGACACGCTGCCCGCGATCACATATTTTTTGATGGGAAGCCTTGGCTTTGCCTCAAAGAGCTTTTTGCAGATCTCGATTCTACCGATGTTGGCGGGCATTTTGCTGCTGGCACTTAGCGGCAAATACCTAAACGCACTAAGCCTTGGCGAGGAGGAGGCCAAAAGCCTGGGCGTGGACGTGCGGCGAGTCAAAATTTTTGTCATCTTGACCGCTACATTTGTGAGCGCGCTAAGCGTGACGATCGCGGGTATCATCGGCTGGATCGGGCTTATCGTGCCGCACATCGCGCGTTTTGCTTACGGAGCGGACAACCGCGCGGTTTTGGTCAGCTCGGCGATGATCGGCGCGATATTTTTGCTGTTTTGCGACAGCTTTTCGCGGCTCATTTTTACCTTTGAAATTCCGATTGGCATAGTTACCTCGCTCTTTGGAATTCCGATGTTTATCGTTGTGCTTCGCCGCGCAAAGAAGGGTTTTTAA